A single genomic interval of Zingiber officinale cultivar Zhangliang chromosome 4A, Zo_v1.1, whole genome shotgun sequence harbors:
- the LOC121972372 gene encoding 60S acidic ribosomal protein P0-like, which translates to MVVKLSKVEKKVRYNKKLCSLLDEYEKVLIAAADNVGSNQLQSIHKGLRGDSVILMGKNTLIRRCIRFHTEKTGNKDFLNLLPLLVGNVGLIFTKGDLKEVSEEVAMYKYL; encoded by the exons ATGGTGGTGAAGCTCTCGAAAGTGGAGAAGAAGGTCCGCTACAACAAGAAGCTGTGCTCGCTTCTGGACGAGTACGAGAAGGTCCTAATCGCCGCCGCTGACAATGTCGGGTCCAACCAGCTCCAGAGCATCCACAAGGGCCTCCGTGGCGACTCCGTCATCCTCATGGGCAAGAACACCCTCATCCGCCGCTGCATCCGCTTCCACACCGAGAAGACCGGCAACAAAGACTTCCTCAACCTCCTCCCCCTTCTCGTC GGGAATGTGGGATTGATATTCACAAAGGGCGATCTTAAGGAAGTTAGCGAGGAGGTTGCCATGTACAAG TATCTTTAG